Within Desulfomonilaceae bacterium, the genomic segment ACGGACATTCCTGAACTATTGGATACTATTTCGGACTTTCGGGAATACTTCCCTGAACATAAAAGTAAAAGGATCATTGGTTCGTTAGCTTCATTGTACGCAGACGAGAGTTTGATCAAATACGCATCGCGGCATGGTATACTTGTGCTTGCCGTGGGCACGGAGTTAATGGACGTTATGAACGAACCCGGCTTTAAACCTACCGAATTCTAACCGCTGCGGCGTTCAAAATCTTGCCCCCCCCCGGGGCGGCAATCAAGGCCATTTCAACCCCCGAGCGAAACCGACCATTCACTGAAAAGACCTACGGCCACTTCCGCCGGCGAGGCCGGGGGCTGAATTATGTAACCCCTGTCGGGGTAAAAACGGTTATGGCCGAGGGGCCGAATGGTTACCATGCATGGTCTGACCGCCCCCAACGGGGGCATGATATGTTAGCCCACGGCATCGCCGTGGGTAGGGCGCCGAGGTTAATAAACACCGTTGCGGGATAGATCTCTCGTCGCTATACGCTCGCTCGAGATGACATGGATGTGGTTTTACGTAGGGCGGGCCGTGCCCGCCATTCTTCTCCCACCGTCGAACATGCGCCATGCCGATTGTCGGCTACAGGCAGACCTACGCGGGTGAACATTCCATTCTGTTAGCAATTCTTGTCTTTTTGCGCCAGGATGCTATTATAATTGGAAACAAAATAGGGGCGGGTCATGAAATCAATAAGCTTTAAAGACAAATTCGAAAAACAAGTCGCAGAATCCATCAATTCAAATGAAGAAGTCCGTGACGCCGTGAATAACGTAGTCTCGGATCGTTTTTTGGGGAAAGAATCGTCCGACGAGCGTTTCGACCGGATGATGAATGAAATTCGTATCGCACGCGAGAAAAGCGATGAGCGGTGGGCCGAAAACAATCGCAAATGGGAAGAAACCCAAAAGAAGCTAGAGGAAAACGACCGTAAATGGGATGAAACCCAAAAAACGTTGGTGGAAAATGACCGCAAATGGGAAGAAAGCACTAAGGAAAGGGCTGAACACAATCGCAGATGGGAAGAAAACCAAAAGAATATCAATGAAATTCTTGCGAGCATAAAAATAGTTGAAATCAACAACAAGGAACTAAGAAGCCTTTTCACTGAAACTGTAGGCTCTTTGGGGACCCGTTGGGGAACAAGATCGGAACAATCGTTTCGAAACGCATTAAAAGGCATACTCGAAGAAGCCACGCACTACAAGGTGTTAAATGTCATTGAGAACGATACGGATGGGGTAGTCTTTGGATGGCCGGCGCAAGTTGAACTGGATATA encodes:
- a CDS encoding DUF3782 domain-containing protein, translating into MKSISFKDKFEKQVAESINSNEEVRDAVNNVVSDRFLGKESSDERFDRMMNEIRIAREKSDERWAENNRKWEETQKKLEENDRKWDETQKTLVENDRKWEESTKERAEHNRRWEENQKNINEILASIKIVEINNKELRSLFTETVGSLGTRWGTRSEQSFRNALKGILEEATHYKVLNVIENDTDGVVFGWPAQVELDIVVTNGKLFVIEIKASVSGDEVAIFVKKAKFYEEKHNKKANALVVISPMMDEKANEFIKDRGIIAYSYAS